A DNA window from Onthophagus taurus isolate NC chromosome 1, IU_Otau_3.0, whole genome shotgun sequence contains the following coding sequences:
- the LOC111428540 gene encoding BTB/POZ domain-containing protein 10 isoform X3 gives MEKLSYGSCSKPKPCLVQRSSSLTESRCHSIPTPKHNAPRNRSRTSAVHIGPPKNQQPCSPSANNVGPPSSEDRVTLIVDNTRFVVDPAIFTAHPNTMLGRMFSSGIEYTHTNERGEYEVADGISAMVFRAILEYYKGGMIKCPPTVSVQELREACDYLLVPFDAQTVRCLNLRGLLHELSNDGARCQFEVFLEELILPLMVNSAQRGDRECHVVVLLDDDTVDWDEEYPPQMGEEYSQTVNSTAMYRFFKYIENRDVAKQVLKDRDLKKIRLGIEGYPTYKEKVKKRPGGRAEVIYNYVQRPFIHMSWEKEEAKSRHVDFQCVKSKSVTNLAEATADPALELDARGNPIVAATISDPPPMNHHLEILPVENDEGAVGPLELDVVNVPADEN, from the exons ATGGAGAAATTAAg TTATGGATCGTGTTCGAAGCCCAAACCGTGCCTTGTCCAACGATCATCGTCCCTAACGGAATCACGCTGCCATTCGATACCGACGCCTAAACATAATGCACCCCGCAATAG GTCTCGGACATCAGCCGTCCATATTGGCCCACCCAAAAATCAACAACCGTGTTCACCAAGCGCTAACAACGTTGGCCCGCCTTCAAGTGAAGATCGTGTTACTTTAATCGTAGATAACACAAGATTTGTAGTGGATCCAGCTATATTTACGGCCCATCCAAACACAATGCTTGGAAGGATGTTTAGTTCAGGAATCGAGTATACACATACAAACGAACGTGGTGAATATGAAGTCGCCGATGGAATTTCCGCGATGGTTTTTAGAGCTATTTTGGAATACTATAAAGGAGGAATGATTAAGTGTCCCCCAACGGTTTCCGTACAAGAATTAAGAGAGGCTTGTGATTATTTATTGGTACCATTTGATGCTCAAACTGTTCGATGTTTAAacttaa GAGGTTTACTTCACGAGTTATCAAACGATGGTGCGCGTTGTCAATTCGAAGTATTTCTcgaagaattaattttgccGTTGATGGTGAATTCCGCGCAACGTGGTGATCGCGAATGTCACGTTGTGGTTCTTTTGGATGATGACACTGTTGATTGGGATGAAGAGTATCCCCCTCAAATGGGGGAGGAATACAGTCAGACCGTAAACAGCACTGCCATGTATAGATTTTTTAAGTATATTGAAAATCGCGATGTCGCCaaacaagttttaaaagaTCGCGATTTAAAGAAGATTCGACTTGGGATTGAag gttatcccACTTACAAAGAGAAAGTTAAAAAACGTCCGGGAGGACGAGCTGAAGTAATTTATAACTACGTCCAACGCCCGTTTATCCATATGTCTTGGGAGAAAGAGGAGGCGAAAAGTCGCCACGTTGATTTTCAATGTGTTAAATCGAAAAGTGTTACGAATTTAGCCGAAGCAACTGCGGATCCCGCATTGGAATTAGATGCGCGGGGTAATCCGATTGTTGCGGCGACCATTTCAGATCCGCCTCCGATGAATCATCACTTGGAGATTTTGCCGGTTGAGAATGATGAAGGGGCCGTTGGTCCGCTTGAATTAGATGTGGTTAATGTTCCAGCggatgaaaattaa
- the LOC111428540 gene encoding BTB/POZ domain-containing protein 10 isoform X2: MYWINSRDKYQCVDYFYVIIKCLLPPRVEMAGTSERHQYHNNDTSSDTEDYNDERRRRVFKNRLRSRTSAVHIGPPKNQQPCSPSANNVGPPSSEDRVTLIVDNTRFVVDPAIFTAHPNTMLGRMFSSGIEYTHTNERGEYEVADGISAMVFRAILEYYKGGMIKCPPTVSVQELREACDYLLVPFDAQTVRCLNLRGLLHELSNDGARCQFEVFLEELILPLMVNSAQRGDRECHVVVLLDDDTVDWDEEYPPQMGEEYSQTVNSTAMYRFFKYIENRDVAKQVLKDRDLKKIRLGIEGYPTYKEKVKKRPGGRAEVIYNYVQRPFIHMSWEKEEAKSRHVDFQCVKSKSVTNLAEATADPALELDARGNPIVAATISDPPPMNHHLEILPVENDEGAVGPLELDVVNVPADEN; the protein is encoded by the exons ATGTACTGGATCAATTCCAGAGATAAATATCAATGCGTAGACTATTTCTATGTGATTATTAAGTGTTTATTACCGCCGCGCGTTGAAATGGCCGGAACGAGCGAACGTCATCAATATCACAACAATGACACCAGCAGTGACACGGAAGACTACAATGACGAGCGCAGAAGAAGGGTGTTTAAGAACCGCTTGAG GTCTCGGACATCAGCCGTCCATATTGGCCCACCCAAAAATCAACAACCGTGTTCACCAAGCGCTAACAACGTTGGCCCGCCTTCAAGTGAAGATCGTGTTACTTTAATCGTAGATAACACAAGATTTGTAGTGGATCCAGCTATATTTACGGCCCATCCAAACACAATGCTTGGAAGGATGTTTAGTTCAGGAATCGAGTATACACATACAAACGAACGTGGTGAATATGAAGTCGCCGATGGAATTTCCGCGATGGTTTTTAGAGCTATTTTGGAATACTATAAAGGAGGAATGATTAAGTGTCCCCCAACGGTTTCCGTACAAGAATTAAGAGAGGCTTGTGATTATTTATTGGTACCATTTGATGCTCAAACTGTTCGATGTTTAAacttaa GAGGTTTACTTCACGAGTTATCAAACGATGGTGCGCGTTGTCAATTCGAAGTATTTCTcgaagaattaattttgccGTTGATGGTGAATTCCGCGCAACGTGGTGATCGCGAATGTCACGTTGTGGTTCTTTTGGATGATGACACTGTTGATTGGGATGAAGAGTATCCCCCTCAAATGGGGGAGGAATACAGTCAGACCGTAAACAGCACTGCCATGTATAGATTTTTTAAGTATATTGAAAATCGCGATGTCGCCaaacaagttttaaaagaTCGCGATTTAAAGAAGATTCGACTTGGGATTGAag gttatcccACTTACAAAGAGAAAGTTAAAAAACGTCCGGGAGGACGAGCTGAAGTAATTTATAACTACGTCCAACGCCCGTTTATCCATATGTCTTGGGAGAAAGAGGAGGCGAAAAGTCGCCACGTTGATTTTCAATGTGTTAAATCGAAAAGTGTTACGAATTTAGCCGAAGCAACTGCGGATCCCGCATTGGAATTAGATGCGCGGGGTAATCCGATTGTTGCGGCGACCATTTCAGATCCGCCTCCGATGAATCATCACTTGGAGATTTTGCCGGTTGAGAATGATGAAGGGGCCGTTGGTCCGCTTGAATTAGATGTGGTTAATGTTCCAGCggatgaaaattaa
- the LOC111428417 gene encoding beta-1,3-galactosyltransferase 5-like, whose translation MLERWYRLKLWYTLTLFLGFILTFSLYTTLLTDTYILLQIEPLYKLNPNNFTYIYPTETLTLNDYTKLIDLNNFHFTIFNKVCDNETDTLLLILVHSSPRNFDKRRVIRDTWGQERKEIKLLFVLGSINNSTLQRKIQTENDINNDLLQGNFMDSYRNLTYKHVMVLKYPIYHCPEVKYILKTDDDVFVNINATILFIKSEFSPPIGVSNLLLCKVIKNAKVFRSFRSKWRVSVKEYSRKRYPTYCTGFAILYSNDVLFQLYKNAQEMEYFWIDDVHITGDAVLGTNISHTDVSPLIFGSKHITRFNFNHFLYGKPQSNIDDILKLWRLIQKHSNET comes from the coding sequence aTGCTTGAACGATGGTACCGCTTAAAATTATGGTACACCTTAACCCTTTTCTTGGGATTTATCCTAACGTTCTCGTTATACACAACTTTATTAACCGACACATACATTTTGTTACAAATAGAGCCTTTATATAAACTAAATCCGAACAATTTCACGTACATTTATCCAACAGAAACATTAACGCTCAACGattacacaaaattaattgatttaaataattttcattttacgatatttaataaagtttgcGATAACGAAACTGATACCTTATTGCTAATATTGGTTCATTCGTCGCCTAGAAATTTCGATAAGCGTCGCGTGATTCGTGATACGTGGGGGCAAGAAAGGaaggaaataaaattactttttgtttTGGGATCAATTAACAATTCGACGTTGCAAAGGAAAATCCAAACCGAAAATGATATTAACAACGATTTGTTGCAAGGAAATTTCATGGACTCTTATAGAAACTTAACATACAAACATGTTATGGTTTTAAAATACCCTATTTATCATTGTCCCGAGGTaaagtatattttaaaaacagacGATGACGTTTTCGTCAATATTAACGCAacgattttgtttataaaaagcGAATTTTCACCTCCGATAGGCGTTTCCAATTTATTGTTGTGTAAAGTTATCAAAAACGCCAAAGTTTTTCGTAGTTTTCGTTCGAAATGGCGCGTTTCTGTCAAGGAGTATTCAAGGAAACGTTATCCCACTTATTGTACGGGATTCGCTATTTTATATTCGAACgatgttttatttcaattgtATAAAAATGCCCAAGAAATGGAATATTTTTGGATTGACGATGTTCATATAACCGGCGACGCTGTGCTTGGTACAAATATTTCTCATACTGACGTTTCACCGTTAATTTTCGGTTCGAAACATATTACTcgattcaattttaatcattttctaTACGGCAAACCGCAATCTAACATCgacgatattttaaaattatggaGATTAATTCAAAAGCACTCGAATGAaacctaa
- the LOC111428540 gene encoding BTB/POZ domain-containing protein 10 isoform X1, whose amino-acid sequence MYWINSRDKYQCVDYFYVIIKCLLPPRVEMAGTSERHQYHNNDTSSDTEDYNDERRRRVFKNRLSYGSCSKPKPCLVQRSSSLTESRCHSIPTPKHNAPRNRSRTSAVHIGPPKNQQPCSPSANNVGPPSSEDRVTLIVDNTRFVVDPAIFTAHPNTMLGRMFSSGIEYTHTNERGEYEVADGISAMVFRAILEYYKGGMIKCPPTVSVQELREACDYLLVPFDAQTVRCLNLRGLLHELSNDGARCQFEVFLEELILPLMVNSAQRGDRECHVVVLLDDDTVDWDEEYPPQMGEEYSQTVNSTAMYRFFKYIENRDVAKQVLKDRDLKKIRLGIEGYPTYKEKVKKRPGGRAEVIYNYVQRPFIHMSWEKEEAKSRHVDFQCVKSKSVTNLAEATADPALELDARGNPIVAATISDPPPMNHHLEILPVENDEGAVGPLELDVVNVPADEN is encoded by the exons ATGTACTGGATCAATTCCAGAGATAAATATCAATGCGTAGACTATTTCTATGTGATTATTAAGTGTTTATTACCGCCGCGCGTTGAAATGGCCGGAACGAGCGAACGTCATCAATATCACAACAATGACACCAGCAGTGACACGGAAGACTACAATGACGAGCGCAGAAGAAGGGTGTTTAAGAACCGCTTGAG TTATGGATCGTGTTCGAAGCCCAAACCGTGCCTTGTCCAACGATCATCGTCCCTAACGGAATCACGCTGCCATTCGATACCGACGCCTAAACATAATGCACCCCGCAATAG GTCTCGGACATCAGCCGTCCATATTGGCCCACCCAAAAATCAACAACCGTGTTCACCAAGCGCTAACAACGTTGGCCCGCCTTCAAGTGAAGATCGTGTTACTTTAATCGTAGATAACACAAGATTTGTAGTGGATCCAGCTATATTTACGGCCCATCCAAACACAATGCTTGGAAGGATGTTTAGTTCAGGAATCGAGTATACACATACAAACGAACGTGGTGAATATGAAGTCGCCGATGGAATTTCCGCGATGGTTTTTAGAGCTATTTTGGAATACTATAAAGGAGGAATGATTAAGTGTCCCCCAACGGTTTCCGTACAAGAATTAAGAGAGGCTTGTGATTATTTATTGGTACCATTTGATGCTCAAACTGTTCGATGTTTAAacttaa GAGGTTTACTTCACGAGTTATCAAACGATGGTGCGCGTTGTCAATTCGAAGTATTTCTcgaagaattaattttgccGTTGATGGTGAATTCCGCGCAACGTGGTGATCGCGAATGTCACGTTGTGGTTCTTTTGGATGATGACACTGTTGATTGGGATGAAGAGTATCCCCCTCAAATGGGGGAGGAATACAGTCAGACCGTAAACAGCACTGCCATGTATAGATTTTTTAAGTATATTGAAAATCGCGATGTCGCCaaacaagttttaaaagaTCGCGATTTAAAGAAGATTCGACTTGGGATTGAag gttatcccACTTACAAAGAGAAAGTTAAAAAACGTCCGGGAGGACGAGCTGAAGTAATTTATAACTACGTCCAACGCCCGTTTATCCATATGTCTTGGGAGAAAGAGGAGGCGAAAAGTCGCCACGTTGATTTTCAATGTGTTAAATCGAAAAGTGTTACGAATTTAGCCGAAGCAACTGCGGATCCCGCATTGGAATTAGATGCGCGGGGTAATCCGATTGTTGCGGCGACCATTTCAGATCCGCCTCCGATGAATCATCACTTGGAGATTTTGCCGGTTGAGAATGATGAAGGGGCCGTTGGTCCGCTTGAATTAGATGTGGTTAATGTTCCAGCggatgaaaattaa